The Neodiprion virginianus isolate iyNeoVirg1 chromosome 5, iyNeoVirg1.1, whole genome shotgun sequence genome contains a region encoding:
- the LOC124306134 gene encoding transcription termination factor 3, mitochondrial, producing the protein MFSCHSIAVLRRCGRHLTLNMKNLEVSLTIPTISQCSKFATDIVDQKKVIDYSSVNQLQASEAKSTDSVPKVDHRTVANYEYDDEILDVDLLMEKLKRDRPGPLDPCDSDLSHLGPYLPATFNFAAYANKSPMIQKLAELGVNFAKIEKRNGLMKFLLPLDFEKDMKYHIRFLNDCGVPADYLGEFLTKNPLIFKEHLDDLYTRIRYLSAHNFTPDMITRIVMKNPYWVMFSTKRIDARLGHFQKTFKLSGKEIRKLATRLPKLITYNMNHVNGNTFAVKEEMGFEDYQTKILLLNHPSIWTKNRSFVVEVFDYVHNIMKLSHDAITQQPLILTCRLHRIKQRHMFLKKLDRAQYDPEKPLYVPLRSIVLDSDSDFCMEFAKMPVETFNRFLKSL; encoded by the exons ATGTTTTCGTGCCACTCAATAGCTGTGTTACGTCGATGTGGTCGACACCTTACCCTCAATATGAAAAATCTAGAAGTATCTCTGACCATTCCGACAATCAGCCAATGCTCAAAATTTGCCACCGACATCGTCGAccagaaaaaagtaattgattATAGTTCGGTCAATCAATTGCAAGCCAGTGAAGCAAAGAGCACAGATTCTGTTCCAAAAGTAGATCACAGAACAGTGGCAAACTATGAGTACGACGATGAAATTCTTGATGTTGATCTCCTGATGGAGAAGCTTAAAAGAGATCGTCCAGGTCCCCTTGACCCCTGCGATTCTGACCTTTCGCACCTCGGTCCATATTTGCCAGCAACTTTCAACTTCGCAGCGTACGCAAACAAGTCGCCAATGATACAGAAGCTTGCGGAGCTTGGGGTGAACTTTGCCAAGATAGAGAAACGTAACGGTTTAATGAAGTTTCTGCTGCCTCTGGACTTTGAGAAGGACATGAAATACCACATAAGATTTTTAAACGACTGCGGAGTCCCGGCAGATTACCTTGGCGAATTTCTCACCAAGAATCCATTAATATTCAAAGAGCATCTGGATGATCTTTACACAAGGATACGATACCTCAGTGCTCACAATTTCACACCAGATATGATCACTCGAATTGTTATGAAAAATCCCTACTGGGTAATGTTTAGCACTAAGAGAATCGATGCCAGACTTGGACACTTCCAAAAAACGTTCAAGCTCAGTGGCAAAGAGATCAGGAAACTCGCCACGAGGCTACCCAAACTCATTACCTACAACATGAACCACGTTAATGGTAATACTTTTGCTGTTAAGGAGGAAATGGGGTTTGAAGATTATCAGACCAAGATTCTTCTACTTAATCATCCAAGCATTTGGACAAAAA ACCGTTCATTTGTCGTCGAAGTTTTTGACTATGTGCACAACATAATGAAATTATCGCACGATGCCATAACACAGCAGCCACTAATATTGACGTGTAGATTGCACAGAATCAAACAGAGGCatatgtttttgaaaaaattggacCGGGCTCAGTACGATCCTGAAAAACCGTTGTACGTTCCTCTTCGATCCATAGTACTTGATTCGGATTCAGATTTTTGTATGGAGTTTGCCAAGATGCCGGTAGAAACTTTCAATAGGtttttgaaatctttgtaa
- the LOC124306453 gene encoding transcription initiation factor TFIID subunit 6 isoform X2: MNDNDSIYGTTLSQESMKVIAESIGVGNLPDEAAKDLAEDVSYRLKEIIQDAAKFMHHSKRQRMTAHDIDHALKIKNIEPTYGFFARENVPFRFASGGGRELHFVEDKEIDLNEAVSNSQSWPKLPLEVTLRAHWLCIDGVQPTIPENPPPVSKDAQKVESVDPTSKLTAKGQSVGIGKPGGGGKSQKLRNVETVHVKQLATHELSVEQQLYYKEITEACVGSDEARRAEALQSLSADPGLHEMLARMCTFIAEGVRVNVVQNNLALLIYLMRMVKALLDNPSLYLEKYLHELIPSVATCIVSRQLCMRPEMDNHWALRDFASRLMAQICKNFNTSTNNVQTRVTRMFSQALAKNSQTPLASLYGAIEGLSELGPEVVKALIIPKIKSISERIESCIEGPVLSSIDKNGAGHIKTLLVKVVAPVLKGMRPAPDYVEEYKQDFGYVGPVLCAAVAKARIQPATLTTSATASTTLTTNQQQGPTTVVTKPLVQSVPAGSPGQQAPSRTMILGSGRGGTTPTGGCQKFVILQSRSQTPTMPNVVQTPGQQQQQQQVKITQNSSSHQQKQHLQGSTPKLVVVCMPSSNQNATTTVSQASLTSKPQTVFVTQQSIERSLSPTDEHAFQ, encoded by the exons ATGAATGACAACGATTCGATATACGGGACGACCCTGTCCCAGGAGTCCATGAAAGTGATCGCAGAAAGCATTGGGGTCGGAAATCTTCCTGACGAGGCTGCCAAGGATCTCGCCGAGGATGTAAGCTACAGGCTAAAGGAGATCATTCAG GATGCAGCAAAATTCATGCACCACAGTAAGCGTCAGAGGATGACTGCACATGACATCGACCATGCATTAAAGATAAAGAACATCGAGCCGACATATGGCTTCTTTGCACGAGAAAACGTCCCCTTCAGATTCGCATCGGGAGGAGGTAGAGAATTGCACTTTGTGGAGGACAAGGAGATAGACTTGAACGAAGCAGTGTCCAACAGCCAGTCGTGGCCTAAGCTACCGCTCGAAGTAACGTTGCGAGCCCATTGGCTTTGCATTGATGGCGTCCAGCCTACAATCCCAGAAAATCCACCTCCTGTATCCAAGG aCGCGCAAAAGGTTGAGAGTGTTGATCCGACAAGCAAGCTCACTGCCAAGGGTCAGAGTGTCGGCATTGGTAAGccgggaggaggaggaaagaGTCAAAAGTTGAGAAACGTTGAGACGGTGCATGTAAAGCAGCTCGCTACCCACGAGCTTAGTGTTGAGCAGCAGCTCTACTACAAGGAGATAACTGAGGCCTGCGTTGGATCGGACGAGGCTCGTAGAGCTGAGGCCCTGCAATCTTTGTCTGCGGATCCTGGTTTGCATGAAATGCTTGCCAGAATGTGCACCTTCATCGCCGAAGGCGTCAGGGTCAATGTGGTGCAAAACAATCTCGCACTTCTCATTTACCTCATGAGAATGGTCAAAGCCCTTCTCGACAATCCCAGCCTTTATCTAGAGAAATAC CTGCACGAGCTGATACCGTCAGTAGCGACGTGCATAGTCTCTCGGCAGCTGTGCATGAGACCTGAAATGGACAATCATTGGGCGCTGAGAGATTTTGCATCACGCCTGATGGCCCAGATCTGCAAGAACTTCAACACGTCGACGAACAATGTGCAGACCAGAGTTACTCGCATGTTTAGTCAGGCGCTGGCTAAGAATAGTCAG ACGCCCTTGGCCTCGCTCTACGGGGCGATCGAAGGACTCTCTGAGCTCGGCCCAGAGGTGGTCAAGGCGCTGATCATTCCAAAGATAAAATCCATATCTGAGAGGATCGAGAGCTGCATTGAGGGGCCCGTACTTTCCAGTATTGATAAAAACGGTGCTGGTCATATCAAGACGCTGTTAGTT AAAGTTGTCGCTCCTGTGTTGAAAGGCATGCGTCCGGCTCCGGATTACGTTGAAGAGTACAAACAAGACTTTGGATACGTCGGTCCAGTGCTTTGTGCCGCTGTTGCTAAAGCTCGAATCCAACCTGCGACTCTTACCACCTCCGCAACGGCCTCCACCACTCTCACCACAAACCAGCAACAGGGACCAACCACTGTGGTGACAAAACCGCTCGTTCAATCAG TGCCCGCGGGTAGCCCAGGTCAGCAGGCTCCTAGCAGAACGATGATACTGGGTTCCGGCAGGGGTGGAACAACGCCGACGGGCGGCTGTCAGAAGTTCGTCATACTTCAGTCGAGATCGCAGACACCGACGATGCCGAACGTCGTACAAACACCAGgccaacagcagcaacagcagcaggtCAAGATAACGCAAAATAGTTCTAGTCATCAACAAAAGCAACATCTCCAGGGTAGCACCCCAAAACTGGTGGTGGTTTGCATGCCTAGTAGTAACCAGAACGCCACGACCACTGTGTCTCAG GCCAGTCTTACTTCTAAACCACAGACAGTCTTTGTTACTCAACAAAGCATCGAAAGATCTCTGAGCCCCACCGACGAGCACGCTTTTCAATAg
- the LOC124306453 gene encoding transcription initiation factor TFIID subunit 6 isoform X1 — MNDNDSIYGTTLSQESMKVIAESIGVGNLPDEAAKDLAEDVSYRLKEIIQDAAKFMHHSKRQRMTAHDIDHALKIKNIEPTYGFFARENVPFRFASGGGRELHFVEDKEIDLNEAVSNSQSWPKLPLEVTLRAHWLCIDGVQPTIPENPPPVSKDAQKVESVDPTSKLTAKGQSVGIGKPGGGGKSQKLRNVETVHVKQLATHELSVEQQLYYKEITEACVGSDEARRAEALQSLSADPGLHEMLARMCTFIAEGVRVNVVQNNLALLIYLMRMVKALLDNPSLYLEKYLHELIPSVATCIVSRQLCMRPEMDNHWALRDFASRLMAQICKNFNTSTNNVQTRVTRMFSQALAKNSQVNQFGTPLASLYGAIEGLSELGPEVVKALIIPKIKSISERIESCIEGPVLSSIDKNGAGHIKTLLVKVVAPVLKGMRPAPDYVEEYKQDFGYVGPVLCAAVAKARIQPATLTTSATASTTLTTNQQQGPTTVVTKPLVQSVPAGSPGQQAPSRTMILGSGRGGTTPTGGCQKFVILQSRSQTPTMPNVVQTPGQQQQQQQVKITQNSSSHQQKQHLQGSTPKLVVVCMPSSNQNATTTVSQASLTSKPQTVFVTQQSIERSLSPTDEHAFQ; from the exons ATGAATGACAACGATTCGATATACGGGACGACCCTGTCCCAGGAGTCCATGAAAGTGATCGCAGAAAGCATTGGGGTCGGAAATCTTCCTGACGAGGCTGCCAAGGATCTCGCCGAGGATGTAAGCTACAGGCTAAAGGAGATCATTCAG GATGCAGCAAAATTCATGCACCACAGTAAGCGTCAGAGGATGACTGCACATGACATCGACCATGCATTAAAGATAAAGAACATCGAGCCGACATATGGCTTCTTTGCACGAGAAAACGTCCCCTTCAGATTCGCATCGGGAGGAGGTAGAGAATTGCACTTTGTGGAGGACAAGGAGATAGACTTGAACGAAGCAGTGTCCAACAGCCAGTCGTGGCCTAAGCTACCGCTCGAAGTAACGTTGCGAGCCCATTGGCTTTGCATTGATGGCGTCCAGCCTACAATCCCAGAAAATCCACCTCCTGTATCCAAGG aCGCGCAAAAGGTTGAGAGTGTTGATCCGACAAGCAAGCTCACTGCCAAGGGTCAGAGTGTCGGCATTGGTAAGccgggaggaggaggaaagaGTCAAAAGTTGAGAAACGTTGAGACGGTGCATGTAAAGCAGCTCGCTACCCACGAGCTTAGTGTTGAGCAGCAGCTCTACTACAAGGAGATAACTGAGGCCTGCGTTGGATCGGACGAGGCTCGTAGAGCTGAGGCCCTGCAATCTTTGTCTGCGGATCCTGGTTTGCATGAAATGCTTGCCAGAATGTGCACCTTCATCGCCGAAGGCGTCAGGGTCAATGTGGTGCAAAACAATCTCGCACTTCTCATTTACCTCATGAGAATGGTCAAAGCCCTTCTCGACAATCCCAGCCTTTATCTAGAGAAATAC CTGCACGAGCTGATACCGTCAGTAGCGACGTGCATAGTCTCTCGGCAGCTGTGCATGAGACCTGAAATGGACAATCATTGGGCGCTGAGAGATTTTGCATCACGCCTGATGGCCCAGATCTGCAAGAACTTCAACACGTCGACGAACAATGTGCAGACCAGAGTTACTCGCATGTTTAGTCAGGCGCTGGCTAAGAATAGTCAGGTAAATCAATTCGGG ACGCCCTTGGCCTCGCTCTACGGGGCGATCGAAGGACTCTCTGAGCTCGGCCCAGAGGTGGTCAAGGCGCTGATCATTCCAAAGATAAAATCCATATCTGAGAGGATCGAGAGCTGCATTGAGGGGCCCGTACTTTCCAGTATTGATAAAAACGGTGCTGGTCATATCAAGACGCTGTTAGTT AAAGTTGTCGCTCCTGTGTTGAAAGGCATGCGTCCGGCTCCGGATTACGTTGAAGAGTACAAACAAGACTTTGGATACGTCGGTCCAGTGCTTTGTGCCGCTGTTGCTAAAGCTCGAATCCAACCTGCGACTCTTACCACCTCCGCAACGGCCTCCACCACTCTCACCACAAACCAGCAACAGGGACCAACCACTGTGGTGACAAAACCGCTCGTTCAATCAG TGCCCGCGGGTAGCCCAGGTCAGCAGGCTCCTAGCAGAACGATGATACTGGGTTCCGGCAGGGGTGGAACAACGCCGACGGGCGGCTGTCAGAAGTTCGTCATACTTCAGTCGAGATCGCAGACACCGACGATGCCGAACGTCGTACAAACACCAGgccaacagcagcaacagcagcaggtCAAGATAACGCAAAATAGTTCTAGTCATCAACAAAAGCAACATCTCCAGGGTAGCACCCCAAAACTGGTGGTGGTTTGCATGCCTAGTAGTAACCAGAACGCCACGACCACTGTGTCTCAG GCCAGTCTTACTTCTAAACCACAGACAGTCTTTGTTACTCAACAAAGCATCGAAAGATCTCTGAGCCCCACCGACGAGCACGCTTTTCAATAg